A single window of Dermacentor albipictus isolate Rhodes 1998 colony chromosome 1, USDA_Dalb.pri_finalv2, whole genome shotgun sequence DNA harbors:
- the betaggt-I gene encoding geranylgeranyl transferase type-1 subunit beta, which translates to MVFLRAQHIKFFQRCLTVLPCAMSSLDEMRMTVAYFAVSGLDLLNALDTIGNKKHIVEWIYSLQVLPNKDRTNLDRCGFKGSHATGFKGNDLDDNASSLNCGHIAMTYTALATLIILGDDLSRVDRFAIMQGLKALQQESGSFTALIHGSEDDMRFVYCAAAICCLLHDWSGFDKEKAVSFIQSCYGYDGGISPYPGTESHGGSTYCAVASLVLMGQLHSALSEQQLRSLQRWCLNRQLTGFQGRPNKPIDTCYSFWVGAALKLLGAFQFVNQKENLEFLYSTQDAITGGFSKWPDSDPDPMHAYMGIASLSLMGAEKVAPLEPGLNISQRAAEHLKSVHVSWTVLELEQRLKSCSSKENGTGGGGDR; encoded by the exons ATGGTTTTCCTGAGGGCTCAACACATTAAGTTTTTCCAGAGATGTCTCACTGTTCTCCCCTGCGCTATGTCATCTTTGGACGAAATGAG AATGACTGTAGCATATTTCGCAGTTTCTGGACTGGATCTGCTCAACGCTCTCGATACAATAGGAAACAAAAAACACATTGTCGAATGGATATACTCACTCCAGGTCTTGCCAAATAAGGATC GGACTAATCTTGACCGGTGTGGTTTCAAGGGATCTCATGCTACTGGCTTCAAGGGGAACGATTTG GATGATAATGCCAGCAGTTTGAACTGTGGCCATATTGCCATGACTTACACTGCATTGGCTACCCTCATTATACTCGGTGATGACTTGAGCAGAGTGGACAGGTTTGCCATCATGCAAGGTCTCAAAGCACTCCAGCAAGAGTCTGGAAG ctttacaGCTCTCATCCATGGGAGTGAGGACGACATGCGATTTGTCTACTGTGCTGCAGCAATATGCTGTTTGCTGCATGACTGGTCTGGATTTGACAAAGAAAAGGCTGTGAGCTTCATTCAGAGCTGTTAT GGCTATGATGGAGGAATATCGCCATATCCAGGAACAGAATCACATG GGGGCTCGACATACTGTGCGGTGGCCTCACTCGTCCTCATGGGGCAGCTGCACTCAGCGCTGAGTGAACAACAGTTACGCAGCCTGCAGCGATGGTGTCTGAACCGGCAGTTGACGGGATTCCAGGGCCGTCCGAACAAACCCATCGACACTTGTTACTCTTTTTGGGTAGGCGCAGCCCTCAAG CTTCTAGGTGCCTTCCAGTTTGTGAACCAGAAGGAGAACCTAGAATTTCTCTATTCGACTCAGGATGCAATCACAGGTGGCTTCAGCAAGTGGCCCGACAGTGACCCTG ATCCCATGCATGCCTATATGGGCATTGCGAGTTTGTCCCTCATGGGTGCGGAGAAGGTGGCACCACTCGAACCAGGACTCAACATCAGCCAGCGAGCAGCGGAGCATCTGAAGAGCGTCCACGTGTCTTGGACGGTGCTCGAGCTCGAGCAGAGGCTCAAGAGTTGCTCGAGCAAAGAAAATGGCACGGGTGGAGGTGGAGACAGATGA